In Musa acuminata AAA Group cultivar baxijiao chromosome BXJ2-8, Cavendish_Baxijiao_AAA, whole genome shotgun sequence, one genomic interval encodes:
- the LOC103994634 gene encoding protein FLOURY ENDOSPERM 6, chloroplastic-like, translating into MSSSSFSFVSPSSFLISLPAPRLPPPFHPKVDSLSSLDPSSARIRIGRRRRKGISLKAREEEQEDVFAMGPRFMDVEAEIYEFMRKSDKPMDFPTRRELVAAGRADLAEAVAAQGGWLAMGWDLDGDEVIDVGTESRSGVGQEDGRICQERVSCGSLTSDVVGTLAAEDNTAAPSSSGRSLETENVEDDGIDGILNRLEKERGLSFAMGSREKAVYDKNSWRDAVHDPGDTTLVSHKLALCSNDRNSRSESVESENIFLHHSGGVYSQNGASKDVNITKSSTPDMWRSWSLKRAGFSIKEFEAAEIVPTDDRKTLEADPLDAEYRSVHKQTRNSFNSDNGINEPAADKSQIQLRLQHLEADLSSALQLARSRAGAVSQKHQKNSTDELHSLCDAWEFQETEIMNARNKLRSIRAKLAVLEGKISFEIMEARKRTEEQQNRIDSAQNALLLLHTTNIVWPNSASEVLLAGSFDGWTGQRRMERSSSGVFSLQLKLYPGRYEIKFIVDGVWKVDPLRPIVRNSGHENNLLIVK; encoded by the exons AtgtcctcctcttctttttcGTTCGTTTCCCCCTCGTCGTTCCTCATCTCCCTCCCCGCACCAAGATTGCCCCCTCCATTTCATCCCAAGGTCGATTCTCTGTCGTCCTTGGACCCGTCGAGTGCTAGAATCCGtattgggaggaggaggaggaaagggatCTCCCTTAAGGCGagggaggaggagcaggaggatGTGTTTGCGATGGGGCCGAGGTTTATGGATGTGGAGGCCGAGATTTATGAGTTCATGCGGAAGTCCGACAAGCCGATGGACTTCCCGACCAGGAGAGAGCTCGTCGCCGCCGGTAGGGCGGACTTGGCGGAGGCGGTGGCCGCGCAGGGCGGCTGGCTCGCCATGGGGTGGGATCTTGATGGCGACGAGGTGATAGACGTTGGGACGGAATCGAGGAGTGGAGTCGGTCAAGAAGATGGTAGAATCTGTCAAGAAAGGGTTTCTTGTGGTTCTTTGACGAGCGATGTTGTAGGTACACTGGCCGCCGAAGACAATACGGCTGCCCCATCTTCTTCGGGGAGATCATT GGAGACGGAGAACGTGGAGGATGATGGCATCGATGGGATCTTGAACAGGCTGGAGAAAGAGAGGGGCTTGTCTTTTGCTATGGGTTCGAGAGAGAAAGCGGTGTATGATAAGAACTCCTGGAGGGATGCTGTCCATGATCCAGGAGATACAA CATTAGTTTCCCACAAGTTGGCTCTCTGTAGTAATGATAGAAATAGCAGATCTGAGTCTGTAGAatcagaaaatatatttttacaccATTCTGGTGGTGTTTACTCCCAAAATGGGGCATCAAAAGATGTCAACATCACAAAAAGTTCAACACCAGACATGTGGAGGAGTTGGAGCCTTAAAAGAGCAGGCTTTTCCATAAAAGAGTTTGAAG CTGCTGAAATTGTTCCGACTGATGACAGAAAGACACTAGAAGCTGACCCTTTAGATGCTGAATATAGGAGTGTGCATAAACAAACTCGGAACTCATTTAATTCTGATAACGGAATAAATGAACCAGCTGCTGACAAAAGTCAGATACAGTTACGTCTCCAGCACCTGGAGGCAGATCTTAGCTCTGCTCTTCAACTAGCTAGATCTAGAGCTGGTGCTGTTTCACAAAAG CACCAAAAAAACTCAACAGATGAGCTACATAGCCTTTGTGATGCATGGGAATTTCAAGAGACTGAGATAATGAATGCCCGAAATAAGTTGCGGTCTATTCGAGCAAAATTGGCAGTTTTAGaaggaaagatatcatttgagattAT GGAAGCACGAAAACGAACAGAAGAGCAACAAAACAGAATTGATTCTGCCCAAAATGCTTTACTACTACTCCATACTACTAATATAGTTTGGCCTAATTCTGCTTCAGAAGTTCTACTTGCAGGGTCTTTTGATGGGTGGACTGGTCAG AGAAGGATGGAAAGGTCAAGTTCAGGTGTCTTCTCTCTGCAGCTAAAATTGTACCCTGGCCGATACGAG ATCAAGTTCATCGTGGATGGTGTGTGGAAAGTCGATCCGCTGCGCCCCATCGTGCGCAATAGTGGTCATGAGAACAACCTCCTTATCGTCAAATGA
- the LOC135619550 gene encoding protein NRT1/ PTR FAMILY 2.11-like, which translates to MMAARGEKPQVTEMPENGTATETEKIKYTGWKAMPYIVGNEIFEKLGALGTITNLVVYLTAVFHLRSITTATIVNVFNGTTNLAPVLGAFLADTYLGRYATLGLASVASQLGLLIIMLTAAVSQLHPPQCDPGRLCSGPTPGQQAFLVFGLAFLVIGAGGIRPCNLAFGADQFDPRTEDGRKGIDSFFNIYYFTFNIAMMISATLIIYVQSNVSWSVGLAIPAVLMFFSCAFFFLGSRTYVKVRPEGSPFSSIAQVLVAAFRKRRLKLPDDHPVESLLDPPHLSSLISKLSYTNQFRILDKAAIVTPEDEIKPDGFAANPWQLCTLQQVEQVKCIVRIIPVWSTGILYQLAATQQQTYVIFQALQSNRHLGRSNFQIPAASFVVFPMLGMSLWIPIYDRIVAPRLERITKKEGGLTLLQRMGIGLVLSVVVMATAGVIEERRRSHALRHHQTVSPFSSLWLIPPLIILGVSEAFNVISQVEFYYKQFPENMRSIAGSLLFCGFALGGYLSSLMVTVVHRSTGRGQSKNWLAEDLNKGKLDLFYFSIAVLGVLNFIYFAACAKWYRYKA; encoded by the exons ATGATGGCCGCGAGAGGAGAGAAGCCGCAGGTGACGGAGATGCCGGAGAACGGCACGGCAACTGAGACGGAGAAGATCAAATACACAGGTTGGAAGGCCATGCCCTACATCGTAG GGAACGAGATCTTCGAGAAGCTTGGAGCGCTCGGCACCATCACCAACCTCGTCGTCTACCTCACCGCCGTCTTCCACCTCAGGAGCATCACCACGGCCACCATCGTCAACGTGTTCAACGGCACCACCAACCTCGCCCCCGTCCTCGGCGCCTTCCTCGCCGACACCTACTTGGGCCGGTACGCGACGCTGGGACTTGCCTCCGTTGCTTCCCAACTG GGACTGCTCATCATCATGCTCACTGCTGCCGTCTCCCAGCTGCATCCTCCGCAGTGTGACCCTGGCCGACTCTGCAGTGGCCCGACACCCGGGCAGCAAGCCTTCCTGGTCTTCGGCCTCGCCTTCCTCGTCATCGGAGCCGGCGGCATCCGGCCATGCAACCTGGCCTTCGGGGCCGACCAGTTCGACCCCCGCACCGAGGACGGGAGGAAGGGCATCGACAGCTTCTTCAACATCTACTACTTCACCTTCAACATCGCCATGATGATCTCCGCCACCCTCATCATCTACGTCCAGAGCAACGTCAGCTGGAGCGTCGGCCTCGCCATCCCCGCCGTCCTCATGTTCTTCTCCTGCGCCTTCTTCTTCCTGGGTTCCAGGACGTACGTGAAGGTGAGGCCGGAGGGCAGCCCCTTCAGCAGCATCGCCCAGGTGCTGGTTGCGGCGTTTCGGAAGCGGCGCTTGAAGCTCCCCGATGACCACCCCGTGGAGTCCCTCCTCGATCCACCGCATCTCAGCTCTCTCATCTCCAAGCTCTCCTACACCAACCAGTTCAG GATTCTCGACAAGGCTGCAATCGTAACTCCCGAGGACGAGATCAAACCAGATGGGTTTGCCGCAAATCCATGGCAGCTGTGCACCCTGCAACAGGTCGAACAGGTGAAGTGCATCGTAAGGATCATTCCCGTCTGGTCCACCGGCATCCTGTACCAACTTGCAGCGACGCAGCAGCAGACCTATGTCATATTCCAAGCCCTCCAATCCAACAGGCACCTGGGGAGGAGCAACTTCCAGATACCGGCGGCTTCCTTCGTGGTGTTCCCCATGCTGGGGATGTCACTCTGGATCCCCATCTACGATCGGATCGTCGCCCCGCGGCTGGAAAGGATCACCAAGAAGGAGGGAGGGCTCACGCTGCTGCAGAGGATGGGAATCGGGCTCGTCCTCTCTGTGGTCGTCATGGCAACCGCCGGCGTGATCGAGGAGCGGAGGAGGAGCCACGCCCTGCGCCACCACCAGACCGTGTCGCCCTTCTCCTCCCTGTGGCTGATCCCGCCGCTCATCATCCTGGGCGTCTCCGAGGCGTTCAACGTGATCAGCCAAGTGGAGTTCTACTACAAGCAGTTCCCGGAAAACATGCGGAGCATCGCGGGGTCGTTGCTCTTCTGTGGCTTCGCGCTCGGGGGTTACCTGAGCAGCTTGATGGTGACGGTGGTCCACCGCAGCACCGGGCGAGGGCAGAGCAAGAACTGGTTAGCCGAAGACCTCAACAAGGGGAAGTTGGACCTCTTCTACTTCTCCATTGCCGTGTTAGGGGTCCTCAACTTCATCTACTTCGCTGCTTGCGCCAAGTGGTACAGATACAAAGCTTAG